Proteins found in one Corynebacterium zhongnanshanii genomic segment:
- a CDS encoding cutinase family protein gives MRKTLTILGVIVLLVAIVVGVGQWVNNSNNPPGPGQHQAEHPGGDTNQPEDSTNPPGCVAVEVLAAPGTWESRADDDSMNPSANPNSLLLEVTNPLKQQFDPSQVKVWTLPYTAQFRNINAQHEMSYDDSRQEGYSKLAAELTQTHEACPGTKFIIVGFSQGAVIGGDMASDIGNDRGPVPADTIAGVALIADGRMEAGRGTLVGDTSIGGTGAEIALQAVGPLIQGIVPGASMRGPRPDGFNQLNDRVFNLCAKEDLVCDAPVGIGNAIGRAQDLIAANAVHAQYATNGTVVPGQTAPQWIVGWAGDLIRERL, from the coding sequence ATGCGCAAGACACTAACTATTCTGGGCGTGATTGTGCTGCTGGTCGCCATCGTCGTGGGCGTGGGCCAGTGGGTCAATAACTCGAACAACCCGCCGGGCCCGGGTCAGCACCAGGCCGAGCACCCCGGCGGCGACACAAACCAGCCCGAAGACAGCACCAACCCCCCGGGCTGCGTGGCCGTGGAGGTCCTCGCCGCGCCGGGTACGTGGGAGTCCCGCGCGGATGATGATTCGATGAACCCGTCGGCGAACCCGAACTCTCTGCTGCTGGAGGTGACGAACCCGCTGAAGCAGCAGTTCGATCCGTCGCAGGTGAAGGTGTGGACTCTGCCGTACACCGCCCAGTTCCGCAACATTAATGCGCAGCACGAGATGTCCTATGACGATTCTCGCCAGGAGGGCTACTCCAAGCTGGCCGCGGAGCTTACCCAGACTCACGAGGCGTGCCCGGGTACGAAGTTCATCATCGTGGGCTTCAGTCAGGGTGCGGTGATTGGCGGCGATATGGCGTCCGACATCGGCAATGATCGCGGCCCTGTTCCTGCGGATACCATCGCGGGCGTGGCTCTGATCGCCGATGGCCGCATGGAAGCCGGCCGCGGAACTCTGGTGGGCGATACCTCGATCGGTGGCACGGGCGCGGAGATCGCGCTACAGGCGGTCGGCCCGCTGATCCAGGGCATCGTCCCCGGCGCCTCGATGCGCGGCCCTCGCCCCGATGGCTTCAACCAGCTGAACGACCGCGTCTTCAACCTCTGCGCAAAGGAGGACCTGGTCTGCGACGCCCCCGTCGGCATCGGCAACGCCATCGGCCGCGCGCAGGACCTCATCGCCGCGAACGCGGTCCACGCGCAGTACGCCACGAACGGCACCGTGGTGCCGGGCCAGACCGCGCCGCAGTGGATCGTGGGCTGGGCGGGCGACCTGATCCGCGAGCGCCTCTAG
- a CDS encoding FadD32-like long-chain-fatty-acid--AMP ligase — MDISAAMQQFYDDEGKINIPDQLTLSGMSEMLYTMAQMEGTTDSVLIRYHDYTASREGDVKEITRAEVNTRIKAVCVRLQQVANKGDRVAILMNNSPEYMYAFLGAMYAKLVPVPLYDPNEPGHSGHLSAVLGSSEPKVVLTNKVSAAAVRQHFSSVPAAERPRVLTVDALPDSLAEEWVNPMMAIMADPSLAPSSSDEAFLQYTSGSTRTPAGVILTHKSIVTNVLQIFQAAQLKTPLRLSTWLPMHHDMGLILAAFVIILGIPFDLMSPRDFIQDPARWLKQINRREDEENVYTVVPNFAMELAVRYADPEKVQGLEGLDLSRVDGIINGSEPVHNSSVQKFLDVFGKYGLERAAVRPSYGLAEATLLVTTPTTDERPLAKWFDREQLSAGVAQEREEGDAAAMPLMSLGQVCAPQVMCIVDPETGKEVADGTVGEIWVHGENMAAGYLGREEETKETFHNTLALADRLEEGSRSEGAAEDMWMRTGDLAVIVDDHLFITGRLKDLIIVAGRNHYPQDIEATADESTEQTAPAVIAAFAVSEGDIEGLVIIAERDPEADAANDAEAVEAIRAAVTKTHGVQPEDVKIVDPGKLPRSSANKIARRVAAKAYADGNI; from the coding sequence GTGGATATTTCAGCAGCAATGCAGCAATTCTATGATGACGAGGGAAAAATCAATATCCCGGACCAGCTGACGCTCTCGGGAATGAGCGAGATGCTCTACACCATGGCGCAGATGGAAGGCACCACGGACAGCGTGCTGATTCGCTACCACGACTACACCGCCTCCCGCGAGGGCGACGTCAAGGAGATCACGCGCGCGGAGGTGAACACGCGCATCAAGGCGGTGTGCGTGCGCCTGCAGCAGGTGGCGAACAAGGGCGACCGTGTGGCCATTTTGATGAACAACTCCCCGGAGTACATGTACGCCTTCCTGGGTGCGATGTACGCGAAGCTGGTGCCGGTGCCGCTGTATGACCCGAATGAGCCGGGGCACAGTGGGCACCTGTCGGCGGTGCTGGGGTCCTCCGAGCCGAAGGTGGTGCTGACGAACAAGGTGTCCGCGGCGGCGGTGCGTCAACACTTTTCTTCCGTGCCGGCGGCGGAGCGTCCGCGTGTGCTGACGGTGGATGCGCTGCCGGACAGCCTGGCCGAAGAATGGGTGAACCCCATGATGGCGATTATGGCGGATCCGTCGCTGGCGCCGTCCTCCTCGGATGAGGCGTTCCTGCAGTACACCTCCGGCTCTACCCGCACGCCGGCCGGTGTGATTCTGACGCACAAGTCCATCGTCACGAACGTGCTGCAGATCTTCCAAGCCGCACAGCTGAAGACTCCGCTGCGCTTGTCCACGTGGTTGCCGATGCACCACGACATGGGCCTGATCCTGGCGGCGTTCGTGATCATCCTGGGCATTCCTTTCGATCTGATGAGCCCCCGGGACTTCATCCAGGATCCGGCCCGCTGGCTGAAGCAGATCAACCGCCGTGAGGACGAGGAGAACGTCTACACGGTGGTTCCTAACTTCGCGATGGAGCTGGCCGTGCGCTACGCGGACCCGGAGAAGGTGCAGGGCCTGGAAGGGCTGGACCTGTCCCGTGTGGATGGCATCATCAATGGCTCGGAGCCGGTGCACAACTCCTCGGTGCAGAAGTTCCTGGATGTGTTCGGCAAGTACGGCCTGGAGCGCGCGGCGGTACGTCCGTCCTATGGTCTGGCGGAGGCAACCCTGCTGGTGACCACGCCGACCACCGACGAGCGTCCGCTGGCGAAGTGGTTTGACCGCGAGCAGCTGTCCGCCGGTGTGGCTCAGGAGCGCGAGGAGGGTGACGCGGCTGCAATGCCGCTCATGTCCCTGGGTCAGGTGTGTGCACCGCAGGTGATGTGCATCGTGGATCCGGAGACCGGCAAGGAAGTGGCCGACGGAACCGTGGGTGAGATCTGGGTGCACGGCGAGAACATGGCCGCCGGATACCTGGGCCGCGAGGAGGAGACGAAGGAGACGTTCCACAACACCCTGGCGCTGGCGGATCGTTTGGAGGAAGGCTCCCGGTCCGAGGGCGCTGCCGAGGACATGTGGATGCGCACCGGCGACCTGGCTGTGATTGTGGACGATCACTTGTTCATCACGGGTCGCCTGAAGGACCTGATTATTGTGGCTGGCCGCAACCACTACCCGCAGGATATTGAGGCCACCGCGGACGAGTCCACGGAGCAGACCGCTCCTGCGGTGATCGCGGCCTTTGCTGTCTCCGAGGGTGACATCGAGGGCTTGGTGATTATCGCCGAGCGCGATCCAGAGGCGGATGCTGCCAACGACGCCGAAGCTGTGGAGGCTATTCGAGCTGCCGTGACGAAGACGCACGGTGTGCAGCCGGAGGACGTGAAGATCGTGGATCCGGGCAAGCTGCCGCGCTCCTCGGCCAACAAGATCGCACGCCGGGTGGCGGCGAAGGCGTACGCTGACGGAAATATTTAG
- a CDS encoding alpha/beta hydrolase-fold protein encodes MRFSATSTRPNRRTSPARRVRAASLAVPVALALALPTGSYAVAQPSSSGSLSSNLGPGSTAEYMRSDQRPDRTPTKVTEQVLKGLPEGVSVDRVEWITNRWANVYINSAAMPGEPIKVQILLARDWYIHPEKSFPSVWALDGLRARDDESGWTLETNIASFYADKNVNVILPVGGNSSFYTDWQKPDSGKHFKWETFLTKELPPVLREGWRTTEDRAITGLSMGGTAAMNLAERFPDMFKFVGSFSGYLDTTSYGMPQGISYAVKEGSGMDATNMWGPHGSQDWIDHDPKLGMDALKGKTVYVSAGNGAAGQYDEAGDIPGLPKNLAGFGLEAMSRMTTETFVQRAKQANLPVIAKFRPSGTHSWKYWQFEMVEAWPYIADALGLPKDDRGAQCAAQGAIGARVADVPEMGECVSGEYDGAKGGKIQDFRGGRAFWTPKTDAHFLWGRIGARYSEIGATESWLGYPTSEEYTISNGRGRFVTFEHGNIYWTHQTGAVEIAKDFLDFWGTTKYENGRLGYPIAPAEPVAGGTIQKFENGVITKDRDGNFHYVEGKIAEKYMKLGGPTSDLGWPKSNEILINGGAFSQFEKGNIYWTHKTGAQKIMYGPIFDKWGEHRWEQGEYGWPTADFAAIPAGGNEQKFQNGTIREINGRIEEQRN; translated from the coding sequence ATGCGATTCAGCGCGACCTCCACACGCCCTAACCGCCGTACCAGTCCCGCGCGCCGCGTCCGTGCGGCTTCCCTGGCTGTACCAGTAGCACTTGCGCTCGCTCTGCCGACCGGCTCGTACGCCGTGGCGCAGCCTAGCAGCTCCGGGTCGCTGTCCAGCAACCTCGGCCCAGGCTCCACCGCGGAGTACATGAGGTCCGACCAGAGGCCGGACCGCACCCCCACCAAGGTGACCGAGCAGGTTCTGAAGGGTCTTCCAGAAGGTGTGTCTGTGGACCGCGTGGAGTGGATCACGAACCGCTGGGCGAATGTGTACATCAACTCTGCCGCAATGCCGGGCGAGCCTATCAAGGTGCAGATCCTCCTGGCCCGTGACTGGTACATCCACCCAGAGAAGTCCTTCCCCTCCGTGTGGGCTCTGGATGGTCTGCGCGCGCGCGACGACGAGTCCGGCTGGACCCTGGAGACCAACATCGCCTCCTTCTACGCGGACAAGAACGTGAACGTGATCCTGCCTGTGGGCGGTAACTCTTCCTTCTACACGGACTGGCAGAAGCCAGATTCCGGCAAGCACTTCAAGTGGGAGACCTTCCTGACTAAGGAACTGCCACCTGTGCTGCGCGAGGGCTGGCGCACCACCGAGGACCGCGCGATCACGGGCCTGTCCATGGGTGGAACCGCCGCGATGAACCTGGCTGAACGCTTCCCAGACATGTTCAAGTTCGTGGGCTCCTTCTCCGGCTACTTGGACACCACGTCCTACGGCATGCCTCAGGGCATTTCCTATGCGGTGAAGGAAGGCTCCGGCATGGACGCCACGAACATGTGGGGTCCTCATGGCTCCCAGGACTGGATCGACCACGATCCTAAGCTGGGCATGGACGCGCTGAAGGGCAAGACCGTTTATGTGTCCGCTGGTAATGGTGCTGCGGGTCAGTACGACGAAGCTGGCGACATCCCAGGCCTGCCTAAGAACCTGGCTGGCTTTGGTCTGGAGGCAATGTCCCGCATGACCACCGAGACCTTCGTGCAGCGCGCGAAGCAGGCGAACTTGCCAGTTATTGCGAAGTTCCGTCCATCCGGAACCCACTCCTGGAAGTACTGGCAGTTCGAGATGGTGGAGGCGTGGCCGTACATCGCCGACGCCCTGGGCCTGCCGAAGGACGACCGCGGTGCACAGTGTGCTGCGCAGGGCGCCATCGGTGCTCGTGTTGCCGACGTCCCAGAGATGGGAGAGTGTGTGTCCGGCGAATACGACGGCGCTAAGGGCGGAAAGATTCAGGACTTCCGCGGTGGACGTGCGTTCTGGACTCCGAAGACGGATGCTCACTTCCTGTGGGGCCGCATCGGTGCACGCTACTCCGAGATTGGTGCCACCGAGTCCTGGCTGGGCTACCCAACCTCTGAGGAGTACACGATCTCTAACGGTCGCGGCCGCTTCGTGACCTTCGAGCACGGCAATATTTACTGGACCCACCAGACCGGTGCCGTGGAGATCGCAAAGGACTTCCTGGACTTCTGGGGAACCACCAAGTACGAGAATGGTCGCTTGGGCTACCCAATCGCCCCTGCTGAGCCAGTGGCCGGTGGAACGATCCAGAAGTTTGAAAACGGTGTGATCACCAAGGATCGCGATGGAAACTTCCACTACGTGGAAGGCAAGATCGCCGAGAAGTACATGAAGCTCGGCGGCCCAACCAGCGACTTGGGTTGGCCAAAGTCCAATGAGATCCTGATCAACGGTGGCGCATTCAGCCAGTTCGAGAAGGGCAACATCTACTGGACCCACAAGACGGGTGCCCAGAAGATCATGTACGGTCCGATCTTCGACAAGTGGGGCGAGCACCGCTGGGAGCAGGGCGAGTACGGCTGGCCAACTGCTGACTTCGCGGCCATCCCAGCTGGCGGTAACGAGCAGAAGTTCCAGAACGGAACTATCCGCGAGATCAACGGCCGGATTGAGGAGCAGCGCAACTAG
- a CDS encoding DUF732 domain-containing protein, with amino-acid sequence MARAFTLKRTAAAAAVSSVLLCGLAACGSDTVDNSAGNSETSIPSVTVSSKADDKNSDKGSGSDKDDKSSSDKDDKNSGSSDQKDQKDQKESNASSGQNSNAGGEVVPNPRDGSVDKVDEVPLVDGRTEEDKEFLKSLKDKNIDLSKAEGGAKGMEDSLIAAGRSYCRTSQDGQQDLLVPVAAGQLETKGIVKGDPRDAEKIIVDAAKSAYCG; translated from the coding sequence ATGGCACGAGCATTCACACTCAAGCGCACCGCGGCTGCGGCAGCAGTATCTTCTGTGCTGCTGTGCGGCCTGGCGGCCTGTGGCTCGGACACTGTGGATAACTCCGCGGGCAACTCCGAGACCTCGATCCCGTCCGTCACGGTATCCAGCAAGGCCGACGACAAGAACTCGGACAAGGGCTCCGGCTCCGACAAGGACGACAAGTCCAGCTCCGACAAGGACGACAAAAACTCCGGTTCCTCAGACCAGAAGGACCAGAAAGACCAGAAGGAATCCAACGCATCTTCCGGCCAGAACAGTAACGCCGGGGGAGAGGTCGTGCCGAACCCCCGCGACGGTTCGGTGGACAAGGTTGACGAGGTGCCCCTCGTGGACGGCCGCACCGAAGAGGACAAGGAGTTCCTGAAGTCCCTCAAGGACAAGAACATTGACTTGTCCAAGGCCGAAGGTGGCGCGAAGGGCATGGAGGATTCCCTGATTGCCGCCGGGCGTTCCTACTGCCGCACCTCCCAGGATGGCCAGCAGGACCTGCTGGTCCCTGTGGCGGCTGGCCAGTTGGAAACCAAGGGAATTGTGAAGGGCGATCCGCGGGACGCGGAAAAGATTATTGTGGACGCGGCAAAATCGGCTTACTGCGGCTAA
- the pks13 gene encoding polyketide synthase Pks13 (Pks13 is a key enzyme in mycolic acid biosynthesis.), protein MRQWLREWVAGTAGLSMAEITDDRSMEEFGLSSRDVVVLSGDLERLTGDSLDATVAYEFNTIAALADYLINGRATGTHAGQSNNSYSADGTAHSGQALAPEDRDIAIVGMSGRYPGADNAQEMWDMLSGYRDGISEPPAGRWTEYAGDESMTRRMAEATLTGGYLEDIASFDAEFFGLSPLEATNMDPQQRIMLELAWEALEDASIPANTLRGDNVGVFMGTTNNDYANLISADPQEAHPYALTGNSTAVIANRISYAFDFRGPSVALDTACSSSLVAIHQAVRALRDGDATVALAGGVNILASPFATVAFSELGVLSPTGKIHAFSEDADGIVRSDGAGVVVLKRLSDARRDGDSILAVIKGSAVNSDGRSNGLTAPNPDAQVDVLRAAYADAGISPDSVDYVEAHGTGTILGDPIEATALGTVLGAGRSAAQPLLLGSAKTNFGHTEAAAGVAGVMKVVMGMQDGSIPPTLNFAGPNPYIDFDREHLEVVEDSREWPEYSGRAVAGVSGFGFGGTNAHVVIAAYDPERDAPRDADASGAQTGAQSGEPGAQQDRRVLTQPPYVLPVSGLLPSRRRVAADTLATWLEHNESVELGDVARALAGRNHGRSRGAVIAEDREAAIAGLQRIAAGKSGAQVKTQDAPSTTGAVWVYSGFGSQHRKMGKELFELSPSFAATLRDIDEVVQRESGFSIVEMILDDEQNFDTTTAQVGITCIQIALTDLLRHVGASPAAVVGQSMGEIAAAYAVGGLSKEDALTVACHRSRLMGEGESLLTEDKQGAMAVVEFGVEELATFTAEHPEFEQVEPAVYAAPGMTTVGGPAEPVKKLVEYLEGEGKFARLLNVKGAGHTSMLDPILGELHFEISDIQARPIHTPLYSTVDRGTVYRPGESVHTADYFVRCTRQPVWFADATGQQFDDGYRTFVEIAPNPVALMPLMNNAFAHEAGDSKLLFALKRKEPAARTVTELLGELYVQGADLDLKALVGPDAGTGRIAAVPGVKWNLQRYWTNARPAGGALTGLPGRRVNLPNGQIVFSTDAAEVPSLDTLASSIGSQLAKEDPEIGSVKLILMDLQEHVLPSSGELTTVVDRTLGGWSLRTYDASLSTMPLIGERFLSTLYPMPDCRGGSGDEAGDQIPVVPVAGDSSGASAGASAGNAAPEGRGNEGVSAGQVGRGDVRSASNSIKNNNKLPEVDPDADRWSPESGVSVAARLREIVSESMGYDVEDLPGELPLIDLGLDSLMGMRIKNRVEYEFDIPSLQVQTLRDGSVDDVIAMVEQMVADRHGLGEAVLTGEGAGVEGSADAESTSDYTVKAGGVAPRDASERLVFATWAKITGAAAAGVTSELPAISEEQAKAIAERLSERSHAEITAEDVLHAKTMESLSTVVRQSLETEVEGNIRVLRARPDTEEGAAVPAVFLFHPAGGSASVYQPLTRRLPENTPVYGVERLEGDLSDRVAAYLDEIVELSAGQPVILGGWSFGGALAYEAAQQLQQRAEEGLPSASVARIILLDTVQPRNPAPDTKEEMHARWDRYAAFAQKTYGLPLEIPHDLLESQGEGVMLAMFQQFLDSPEAHGLGLPAGVLEHQRASFVDNRVLDSLDFQAWASVDVPVTLFRAERMHDGALELEPALHDIAEDGNWGQIVKDLEIIHLHGDHLAVVDEPEISTVGAVMSQYIASLVQ, encoded by the coding sequence ATGCGCCAGTGGCTGCGCGAGTGGGTGGCCGGCACCGCCGGCCTGTCCATGGCGGAGATCACCGATGACCGCTCCATGGAGGAGTTCGGCCTGTCCTCTCGCGACGTTGTGGTCCTCTCGGGCGACTTGGAACGCCTGACCGGCGATTCCCTGGACGCCACCGTGGCCTACGAGTTCAACACCATCGCCGCCCTGGCGGATTACCTCATCAATGGCCGTGCCACCGGCACGCATGCCGGCCAGTCCAACAACTCCTATTCCGCCGACGGCACAGCCCACTCCGGCCAGGCCCTCGCGCCGGAGGATCGCGACATCGCCATCGTCGGCATGTCCGGCCGCTATCCCGGCGCGGACAACGCCCAGGAGATGTGGGACATGCTCAGCGGCTACCGCGATGGAATCTCCGAGCCCCCGGCTGGCCGCTGGACGGAGTACGCCGGCGACGAGTCGATGACCCGCCGCATGGCGGAAGCCACCCTCACCGGAGGTTACCTGGAGGACATCGCCTCCTTCGACGCGGAGTTCTTCGGCCTGTCCCCCCTGGAGGCCACCAACATGGACCCCCAGCAGCGCATCATGCTGGAGCTCGCCTGGGAGGCCCTGGAGGATGCCTCCATTCCTGCGAACACCCTGCGCGGGGACAACGTGGGTGTGTTCATGGGAACCACCAATAATGACTACGCGAACCTGATTTCCGCGGATCCCCAGGAGGCGCACCCCTATGCGCTGACGGGTAATTCCACGGCCGTGATCGCCAACCGCATCTCCTATGCCTTCGATTTCCGCGGGCCGTCCGTGGCTCTGGACACGGCCTGCTCCTCGTCCTTGGTGGCGATTCACCAGGCCGTGCGCGCGTTGCGCGATGGGGATGCCACCGTGGCCCTGGCCGGTGGTGTGAACATCTTGGCCAGCCCGTTTGCCACCGTGGCCTTCTCCGAGCTGGGCGTGCTGAGCCCCACCGGCAAGATCCACGCCTTCTCCGAGGATGCCGACGGCATCGTCCGCTCCGACGGCGCCGGCGTGGTGGTGCTCAAGCGCCTGTCCGATGCGCGCCGGGATGGTGACTCGATCCTTGCTGTGATCAAGGGCTCGGCCGTGAACTCCGATGGCCGCTCCAACGGGTTGACCGCCCCGAACCCGGATGCGCAGGTCGATGTGTTGCGCGCCGCGTATGCCGACGCCGGCATCTCGCCCGACAGCGTGGATTACGTGGAAGCCCACGGTACGGGCACGATTCTGGGTGATCCCATCGAAGCCACTGCTCTGGGCACGGTACTGGGCGCGGGCCGCAGCGCAGCACAGCCGCTGCTGCTCGGTTCCGCGAAGACGAACTTCGGCCACACGGAAGCTGCCGCAGGTGTGGCCGGTGTGATGAAGGTGGTCATGGGTATGCAGGACGGCAGCATCCCGCCCACCCTGAACTTCGCGGGCCCGAACCCATACATCGACTTCGACCGGGAGCACCTGGAGGTTGTGGAGGACTCCCGCGAGTGGCCGGAGTACTCCGGCCGCGCCGTGGCGGGTGTGTCTGGCTTCGGCTTCGGTGGAACGAACGCGCACGTGGTGATCGCGGCCTACGACCCCGAGCGGGACGCCCCACGAGACGCAGACGCCTCGGGTGCACAGACTGGCGCACAGTCCGGCGAGCCGGGCGCACAACAGGACCGCCGCGTCCTCACCCAACCACCGTACGTTCTCCCGGTATCGGGATTGCTGCCATCTCGGCGTCGGGTGGCAGCGGACACCCTGGCCACCTGGCTGGAGCACAACGAATCGGTGGAGCTCGGCGACGTTGCTCGCGCCCTGGCCGGGCGCAACCACGGACGCTCCCGCGGCGCGGTCATCGCCGAAGACCGGGAGGCCGCCATCGCAGGCCTGCAGCGCATCGCAGCCGGGAAGTCCGGCGCGCAGGTCAAGACCCAGGACGCGCCAAGCACCACGGGAGCGGTGTGGGTGTACTCCGGCTTCGGCTCCCAGCACCGAAAGATGGGCAAAGAGCTGTTCGAACTCTCCCCATCCTTCGCCGCCACCCTGCGGGACATCGACGAGGTAGTGCAGCGCGAATCCGGCTTCTCCATCGTGGAGATGATCCTGGACGACGAGCAGAACTTCGACACCACCACCGCGCAAGTGGGCATCACCTGCATCCAGATTGCGCTGACGGACCTGCTGCGCCACGTGGGTGCGAGCCCGGCGGCCGTGGTGGGCCAGTCCATGGGCGAGATCGCCGCGGCCTACGCGGTGGGCGGCCTGTCCAAGGAGGACGCGCTAACCGTGGCCTGCCACCGCTCCCGCCTGATGGGCGAGGGCGAATCCCTGCTCACCGAGGATAAGCAGGGCGCGATGGCCGTGGTGGAGTTCGGCGTGGAGGAGCTGGCAACCTTCACTGCCGAGCACCCCGAGTTCGAGCAGGTGGAGCCGGCCGTGTACGCGGCACCGGGCATGACCACCGTGGGTGGCCCTGCCGAGCCCGTGAAGAAGCTGGTGGAATACCTGGAGGGCGAGGGCAAGTTCGCTCGCCTGCTGAACGTCAAGGGTGCCGGCCACACGTCCATGCTGGATCCGATCCTGGGCGAGCTGCACTTTGAGATCTCGGATATCCAGGCCCGCCCGATCCACACGCCGCTGTACTCCACCGTGGACCGCGGCACCGTCTACCGACCGGGCGAGAGCGTGCACACCGCCGACTACTTCGTGCGCTGCACCCGCCAACCCGTGTGGTTCGCCGATGCCACTGGCCAGCAGTTCGACGACGGCTACCGCACCTTCGTGGAAATCGCCCCGAATCCAGTGGCTCTGATGCCGCTGATGAACAACGCCTTCGCCCACGAGGCGGGGGACTCCAAGCTGCTGTTTGCCCTGAAGCGCAAGGAGCCCGCCGCGCGGACTGTCACCGAGCTGCTGGGCGAGCTGTACGTCCAGGGTGCGGACCTGGATCTGAAGGCTCTGGTGGGCCCGGACGCCGGCACCGGCCGCATCGCCGCCGTGCCCGGAGTGAAGTGGAACCTGCAGCGCTACTGGACCAACGCACGCCCTGCCGGCGGAGCCCTGACCGGCCTGCCGGGACGCCGCGTGAACCTGCCGAACGGCCAGATTGTCTTTTCCACCGACGCCGCCGAGGTCCCCTCCCTGGACACCCTGGCATCCAGCATCGGCTCGCAGCTGGCGAAGGAAGATCCGGAGATCGGAAGCGTCAAGTTGATCCTGATGGACCTGCAGGAGCACGTGCTGCCGTCCTCGGGTGAGCTGACCACCGTGGTGGATCGTACGCTGGGCGGCTGGTCCCTGCGCACCTACGACGCTTCTCTGTCCACCATGCCGCTGATCGGGGAGCGGTTCCTCTCCACGCTGTACCCTATGCCGGACTGCCGTGGGGGTTCCGGTGACGAGGCGGGAGACCAGATCCCTGTGGTGCCTGTGGCGGGTGATTCCTCCGGCGCGAGCGCAGGTGCTTCTGCAGGTAACGCCGCGCCAGAAGGCCGTGGGAACGAGGGAGTTTCCGCTGGTCAGGTGGGGCGGGGAGACGTGAGGTCGGCGTCGAATTCAATAAAGAATAACAACAAGCTACCCGAGGTAGACCCGGACGCCGATCGCTGGTCGCCCGAGTCCGGCGTGAGCGTAGCCGCGCGCCTGCGGGAGATCGTGTCCGAGTCCATGGGCTACGACGTGGAGGACCTGCCCGGCGAGCTGCCGCTGATTGATCTGGGCCTGGATTCCCTGATGGGCATGCGGATTAAGAACCGCGTGGAATACGAGTTCGATATTCCATCGCTGCAGGTGCAGACGCTGCGCGACGGGTCCGTGGATGACGTCATCGCGATGGTGGAGCAGATGGTGGCGGATCGTCATGGGCTGGGCGAGGCGGTGCTGACTGGCGAAGGTGCTGGTGTTGAGGGCTCGGCCGACGCCGAGTCCACCTCCGACTACACCGTGAAGGCCGGAGGCGTGGCACCCCGAGACGCATCCGAGCGCCTGGTGTTCGCCACGTGGGCCAAGATCACCGGCGCGGCCGCAGCGGGCGTGACCAGCGAACTTCCCGCCATCAGCGAGGAGCAGGCCAAGGCCATCGCCGAGCGTTTGAGCGAGCGCTCCCACGCGGAGATCACCGCCGAGGACGTGCTGCACGCCAAGACCATGGAATCGTTGAGCACCGTGGTGCGCCAATCCCTGGAGACCGAGGTGGAGGGCAACATCCGTGTGCTGCGCGCACGCCCGGACACCGAGGAAGGCGCTGCGGTGCCGGCGGTGTTCCTGTTCCACCCAGCCGGCGGCTCGGCCAGCGTGTACCAGCCGTTGACGCGCCGGCTTCCCGAGAACACCCCGGTGTACGGCGTGGAGCGCCTGGAAGGCGACTTGAGCGACCGCGTGGCGGCGTACTTGGATGAAATTGTGGAGCTTTCCGCTGGCCAGCCCGTGATTCTGGGTGGCTGGAGCTTCGGTGGCGCGCTGGCCTACGAGGCCGCGCAGCAGCTGCAGCAGCGCGCGGAGGAAGGGCTGCCATCTGCAAGCGTTGCCCGCATCATCCTGCTGGATACCGTCCAGCCGCGGAACCCCGCGCCGGATACGAAGGAGGAGATGCACGCCCGCTGGGACCGCTACGCCGCCTTCGCACAGAAGACCTATGGCCTGCCGCTGGAGATTCCTCACGACTTGCTGGAATCCCAGGGCGAGGGCGTGATGCTGGCCATGTTCCAGCAGTTCCTGGACTCCCCGGAGGCGCACGGCCTGGGGCTGCCCGCCGGTGTTCTGGAGCATCAGCGTGCCAGCTTCGTGGATAACCGGGTGCTGGATTCTCTGGACTTCCAGGCGTGGGCGTCTGTGGACGTGCCGGTGACCCTGTTCCGTGCGGAGCGGATGCACGACGGCGCGCTGGAACTGGAGCCTGCCCTGCACGACATTGCGGAGGATGGCAACTGGGGCCAGATCGTGAAGGACCTGGAGATCATCCATCTGCACGGCGACCACCTGGCCGTGGTGGATGAACCGGAGATCTCCACGGTGGGCGCTGTAATGTCCCAGTACATTGCATCGCTTGTACAGTAG